TTTGCCTAATATTAAAGATCAAAACAGAATTTTCATGTCTTTTTAGTGGTCATGAACTTCTACTTATTTGGCAGTGCAACTCAAATTTCTGTTTTGCATTGCAAACTCTATTATCAGAGTAATTATGTTGGAGTTGAGTGGTATAGCTTCTCATCTATTATGGTTTGGACCTTTTATGGCAGATATTGGTGCACAGACcccctttttctatattttctacCAAGAAAAGTGTTAGGGAAAAAACAAGCATGTATATATGTCAAGGGACACTGCTAACGATATGTGTCGAGACTTGAGTTCTAAGCCCGTACGGTTCTTAAACCCGAGGATGAGGCCAACGGACCGTAACATCGGATTGATCACATTAGAGATTTTGTTTCACCCAATGCATTTGACAGTAAAACAACTAGGAAAGAAAAGGGTGCATGATCTTTAAGAGTCACAACATTTTCATGGTAACCAATTTTCATTGCAGGTAGAGTTTCAGCTGCAACTCTAACTTCTCAAATCCCACACTATAAAATCCAACCACATTTTCTGGTTTCGTTAATTTGAGACGTATGCTTCCGACAGTTTTTGTTAATAAAGAAGTGAAAATGCTTTCGGATTCATTGCTGATTTTCTTAGCCAGCTCAGTTCTGTGGGCAACACAAGGGGTAGTCATTCATGCAGCTGGTGGTAGCTCAGAATACTATGAACCAGATCCCTTCACATGCAACCGTTATCCAGACTTTCCTAACGCAACACAGTCACCGGTGCCGCCACCTCAGTTTCCGTTCTTTCCTCTTACCAATGGATCTCCACCTTTTGCAATGCTTTCCACTTATTCTGCTGAGCCTACTGAAATTCAGTCATGTGAGTCACAGTTGCAGTCTGTTGAAGCTTGCTTCCAAGACCTTGTCAATGTGTTTTTGACTAACGAGCTGAACGTTGGACCAGCATGTTGCAAATCAATAACAGCGATCAAACAAGGTTGCTTGGATAGCTTATTTCCACCCTTCGTTGTTGACTTATTTGGCCTTTACATCAAGGAACTTTGTTCTGCTGCTCCATCTCTTGCACTTTTTTCCTAGGATTTTTTATCTCTAGGGATAAACATCCATTTACAGTGTACCTTTAAAGGTTTGAATAAAGCTTCTTTGGTCCAGTGCTTTAATGGTATCCTACAAAGAGAGGATTGTGGTTACCATAACAAGCAACCTCCTTTTTTTTATGAAAGAAGAAAGCTCTAATATTAAAAATGGGGTTTGGGGATTTCTTGAAATAGAAACAGAGTGAGCAAAACACATTGGGTCCATTTTTAGATTGTCCAAATACGCTTGTTCATTGCTTGATTACCACTCCTAGTTTACTCCTGCATATTTTAACATTAGACGTCATTAACACCATTTTAaagattaaacaaatcttaattgtcataaaaataataaaaagggataaaaaaaagaaatgaaaatagcAAGACATACCTTGAGAGATGGGAATCAGGAAGCACGTCAACCGGCGAAGGAAGCGTTTGATAATGAAGAAAGCCGGTTCTGGGTAGAGGAAGCTCCGGCAAACGTGGCAGAGATATGTGCAGCGGATAGGTGGTGGACTGACCGACCAGACTAATTGCAAGTTCGAATTGGTTCGAGGAGAAGCAGCTGTGTAGATGGAACTGATGAAACGGGCGCTGGAATGAAGATGAGATGCTTCCTGTTGGTGCGATGAAGCTTGGACGGAGGTTGCAAGGATTTCCCTTTTGCTGGTTCACGATTAGAATGTAAGGGGATTTTCCAAATGAATAATGAAGCTTTGGGAAAGGGGAACACTgtgtattttggtttttggtaaaGCTGTGTGCTTGACTGCTACATAATTTATCTGTTCCTATTTTCTTAGATGTAGATGATGGCAAGGTGAGTCAACAGGGGTTGATTGGCGTACATCAGCACTTGGGATTGAGCTATATTATCATTTTCGTtcatattgttactattttaataatCTTAAATCAGccttaatttggttttaaaaaatctaaaaagttgttactaaaaattaaaaaatcaattggcTCTCAAATATATaaggaaaataataattaagCCATTTCATTAATTGAAATTGTTATTGATTGACTAGATGTTGTTGTGACTAATAAAAACAATGGGAAGTTGACATGTTGACATAccaattaaaaatacttaaaaacacATTGTCATAATGAACCTGGACAAGCTAACGTCTTGTGTTTATATGAATTTGGACAttcatattaataaattaattttgaatgtggtttaaaatattataaaagaatttattagaacagtaaataatataattgttaaaaaattaaaataggatCATGAGTATAATTGGagaattattatttcttttttcttcactaGTTAATTTGGCTTGAAGACTTGaacattttctatttttgatatttagttttttttattatcaaaagtAATAATTAAGCTATGATTTCATCACAGAAGTTGTCCTAACCGTAGTCAataattttgtaataattttttacaatattaTGAACTACATCCATAATAAATTTGAACAAATTTAGGATAAATATGAATATCCATGTGGCCAAGTCCAGCTACATCTGCATGCTTATCCACATAGCATGACTTCTCATTGCATTCATCGATGGTAATTTCTATTAATGCAAaggtataattaattttttttatggtaGTGATCTTTCAATTGAGTACAATTCTTTTCAAAGagctcaattaattattttaactaaaagaCCCTAAAAGAAATCTGCTACGACAATCACTTTGAATTGAAGGAACGGCCAAGTCCGTGCTATAGAGAAACTCTCCAACTAGTTTGAAAAAATAAGACACGGACACCACTTCTGGCAATAGTCTGCTAATGTTGTTGACAAAAGCTTTAAGAAGTCTTGATCTCTGGTCAGCAGCCACGCCACTAACACTGACCCATCTCTCTCTAAATATATGCATTTGCGTGTTACACTCAAAACTATGCCGAAGTCTAAGCAATGCTTGAGaatcctttttccttttctttttttattttttcaataatttgtATACACATTGAAACAAATTGTTGGTAGCAAGCAAGATTAAACAAAGCTGTCAAAAAAAATCTAGAACAAAATTTGGGGCCAAAAAGCCAAATTTCTACACATTATACACACCCAATTTGGGTACCAGCCTATTTGCACATCACACATTCAATTCTTCAAGGACCATGGACACAATGCGACGGATTCCGATCACCTTGAATGACCAACAATAACCATTTACAAGTGCTCCATTCATAATGAGGCAAAGCAACACTTCACTTTGGTAAGAATGTCTATCTGAAAGGTAACAGAGAAAGGTCTAGCCGATTGCACCTTAGGTGTGAACAAGGAGGATCCAATCTGTTGGATAACACGTTagtaacaattcattatcaatccATTGAGTGCGACTCAGCAAACTCTATGAGCCTCTGCTTAAGGTTCTGCAATAAGGAAGAAACTCTTGAGTTACTAATCATAAGAAAAGAGGAGATAGTGAGATTAACTGACGGTACTATCAATCACCTTCAGTTCTTGATGAAgcacaataaatatttttttcagtcTTTTATGTCTCTGCCAATAGAAACAGTAATTGAGTCAGAACATAAATCCTACagcaattttttcaaattttcaattaaaagatGGACACTAGCAACATTTCAGAAGCCAGGCATATTACAGATAGAAACCTTCAGCATCCATGCATTTCTAAATGATACAAGTACTGAGATTTTCATACACAGATGCAAAGCACTGGATACTGTTGGAGACCTACcacaataatttctttttattatccaATTATCACTATATGCATAACTTCTTCCagacaataaaataatgaagTAATTTTGCCACTAGTAGACAAATCTTATCCCTCGATCTTATTCTGCTCTACTCTAAACACCTGCTTAAATGAGAAATTACTGTTCACTGCTATTTATCAACTAATTAAACAACGATAAGAAGGTCAGAGTCATATTGCAGAACCATACTTTTAAATAGGCATCAATACATAAACTTTATAATAAACCGAAATTCAATATATGAGGCAAGAGTAGTGAAATGAAATCTCTCGAGAGGATTCCATGTCTTAAACCATTCCACCCTCAATAAGAGAAGATATACCACAGAAATTAgagagaaatatctaccattccACATTGGTGATAAGACTCCTTCAATTGGTCCAAGGTCTTGTAATATTTCTCCTTGTCCCTATCTTTCGAATATTCAAGGTCCTTACCCAGCTTTTCGAATTCATTCCTATATGTGAGAGGTTAGTTCATTGAACACAAAGTCCACCAAACCTCATAAAAGAGAAAGAATTCTGAAGTCCGAACAATACCTGTAGGTCTGTAGGGTCTTGTCCAAGTCCTTGTAAGATTCATATTTTTCACGAAATTCATTCACATACTCTTCGTACCTAGCAAGTAAAATAGAAGTCCGAATTAGATGGCACAGTCCTCTAAATTTAACAAATGCATCTACAACTATGACTACTTACTGAGATGAATCCTTAATGGGACCTCTGCGCTCTGGTTCATCTTTTTCATACTTAAAATAAGGCAAACAGTCTTCATCATCAGAAGACCCCCTTTTCTTTCGACCATTTACATTGCCCTCTTTCAAAACTGCATCCTTACGTGAATCAGTCATATCCATATCCGCCATTTTATTAGACGTTGGTATCTTACTTTCCTTTATGAACTGAGACACTGATCCTCGTTTGGATTCCTGCTGTTGTGGTGCACTAGTCGGTGCTTTCTTATGGCTTTCACCAAAATCCTCCAGGACAACTTCCAGTTTTGCGCCAATTTCTGTTTGTTTGGTTTTACTGTTATCTGCCAATCTGTTAAACTGTGACCCAACTTCTGGACGGTCAAACCTTGACAGCTGTTGCTGCTGAGACTGAACAACCTTATGATGCGATCTGGACGAATCTTCAACATGATGTTCTGGGGTTCTTTTAAGCCCACTTAGATTAGGTGAAGGTGGTTTTCCCGAATCCCAGTTTGTCTTCCCAGCAGGTTTTCCCCTGCTTAGATCGGGATTAAAATACTCTGAGGTGCTTGGTCTACTACCTGACTGTTTAAAGGAACCTTTCTTCTCAAATTGCTTCTTTACACGAGTTTCATCAATCAGCGGCTCACGAATCTCACCCAACTCCAAGTGTGAAAGCTCTCGTTGAAGAACATTGCTTTTCCCATTAGCTGGATATCTATCTTCATTAACCTTGCTGTTATCCTTCGGGGAAGAATTAATATAAGTGCCAGAATTTTGTCCAGAATCCTTGGGCTTTCCAAAAGTTTCACCATGTTTCCTGTGGTGAAAATCAGAAGGTACAGCATTTTTACCTCCACTATTTTTAGTATTTGTTGATAACTTCTTTTCCTTCATTACACCATCCTCATTTTGGGTGTCCCTAGTAGGGTTTTCTTTTTGAATGATATAACCTTCATGCACATTCTTCTCAGCAAACTTACTACCATGTCCCGAGCTCTCAGTATGTTTCAAAGGCCTTTCAGCCGTATTAACAGCTTTACCCCGAGCACCTTGATCAGATGATCTACGACCTGATTGATGAAAATCTGTACTAGATTTTTGGGGAAACACCAGAATGTATCCTTTTTGAGAGTCAGCATGCTCCCTATCACCTTTATTTGAGCTTTGGTAAGACTCATCTACAGATCTGCTACTCGCAAAGAACTCGGCATCTCTACTCCCAGAAACAGGTGGTTGAGACATGCTTTCAGACTTCAATCTTTTAGAACGCTCAGATTTCTCATCAATGTGTGTCAGATCAGATCCCCTTTTAGATTTCGCTTTGCCAGACTTCTCTGGGTAATTAGATTGTTCATTCCTGACGCTATTCTTGACGATGTTTTCTGTGTcatcaaacaaatttcctatgAAATTTTGGCGCTCCTGGAATTCATCAAGATCAGATGAAGAGGGTTTCGTTCCTCCCTCATGTTTCTCACCTTCTTTGTTAGTATTGGCAGCCATTCCAATTTCCTGTTCATCTTCAGGCAAGTCTTTTTCTATGTCAACAGCATCTGATCCAGGACCCTCGATATCAACAGCATAAGATCCATCATCATCTTGATTTCCATCCATTCCGTTATGCAGAGACATGTCATGTTCAGCTTGCCATGGTATACGTGAAGTCAAAAGTCCAGGTTCAGAGGTCAGCATATCCTGCTTTGTCTCTTTGTCATCGTCACTTGTCATTATATCCACATCCTCATCAGACCCTTCCTTGCTGTTGGAAGAAGCATCAGTTTCACTATCACTGCTACTACCGCTCCCACTTGCTGCTGGACTTGCACTCCTACTTCTACTCCTGCTGTGGCTTCCACTGTCGCTTCCACTGTCACTGCTGTCACTGTCACTATCACTATCACTGCCACTGTCACTAGCACTATTTGCTTGCCCCTCACTATTGTCAGAAGCTTTTCTCTCACCACCCAAATCAGGTGAAAGTTGTTGGATGTCAATTTGTTCCATTGGATCAGATGCTACTGTAAGTTTAGAGTCTAAATGGGTCTGTTCCTCTACTTCATCATGAGTAATTTTCTCCGCCAAGAATGATACTGGAGCCAGTGTCTGGTCTTGGTTTTCTTCGGGAGCTGGAGCCTCGTGACGGTTACCTTCAGGTGAACTGCAAAAATATAGACAAACAACATGAAGGCCATGTATACTACAACAAATAAAACACAGGTAAGCTTTTATCCAAGCAAGAAACTAAACCAAGAATGAGGTTCCCAGGGTTCTTAACACTTAGAAGAGGCACCAACCAACTTTGAATGTACTAATACTTACTGAAAACTCTGTAAGATAATCATTAAtaaaaactaataagaaaatcaACAATAACCAGAGCAACAGTTAGTTCTGAATAATCAAGCAAAAGATTTATGGCATGAGATTCCCAaacaagaaaatgaatcttgttCATTTTGTAAGTTATAAAAACATGAGATTCCAAAAAGCGCCCAAATGATAATTTCTCTAAAATGTAGGAGCTAAATAGAAAATAGATcttgaataatatataaaagaaatctCCTCCTGAATTTTATTAGTTAAGATTGCAGTAAGATCTCAGAGGAGAAAAAGTCGTCTATTTCTAGCAAATTACAGCTAACCTACCTATATATATGGCAAAGCTCAGTTAAAGTTCTTTTCGTACTAAAATCTTGCCCTGAGTTATGCGATGAGAATAAGAAATCAtgaaatataaagataaaatataaattacgaGAACTCAATTCAGTTATAagattattcaaatcaaccccaCTGGAAATGAAAATGACAGGTACCTTCCACTTTCAGATGACGATTTCTTCAAGCTTTCCAACTCCACTCCTGGTTTCAAGAAATATCTTCCTGGAGCATGGAAAGTTGCAATCTGATGCAAAAATTTAAAGGAAGGCATAAGATTACATGCTATTCTTAAAAATACTTTGCATCAAGTATCCATCacttactttttttaaaatgggCTCGATCTTTCGAGCAGAGTTTGGAATTGTATCACCAACAGCTTTCTCCAAGGCCTGTCACCATTTCAGGGAAAGAAGGGAGAGAAAGACTGagataaaataatccaaaaaataaaGCAGCTGACTGAAGCCAACTGCATGCACTAGTAGCAAAGAGGgcaattaatttaaaacatcCACTAAACCCTAGCACTTGCCTTTAAGCTCATCCCCTTGGGGTTCTCCTTCAGTAGACTGATCAGAAGACTCTGTAAGTCCGTTGGCTTAGGTCCAAAATTTCCCCTGCGTTCTTGCATCTCACGTCCTGCACTAGAAGCCCTGCTTGGTATTTCTTTATCAGAGCTGGAAATACTTTCTTTGCTCTTCACCAGAGAAGGCATAACATCCTCACTGCCAGCATGAGTCTTGGTGGTATTTCCAAGACCACTTGGAGATACTGCAGCATCAGAGCGCTCAAGTGGAGATGGTAAAGGTGAAGATGAGCGTCTTCCCTTCGCAGTAGCAGCCGAAACTAATCCAGGTCTATAGCCAGATTTTGGAGGGCCTCCAGCAGCAGCTGGTGCATAAAACATACATTGCAATACACATATCAAGACACTTAAACAGAAGAGGAAAGAACTGCCAAAACTGCAACTAATTAGAAGTATAATCTCAATACCTCGTACAGATTCAGTGAGACCATGCCAAAGAAAAGGtaatttcatattcaattaatttaatgaaaTCCAAATTATTTACCTTGAGGTGTGTCGTTACGCTTCTTAAGAGCAAgctccatttttttaaaatgggaCTTCCATGGACTAGCTGCAAACACAAGAGACATATAAGACAGTGAACATTCATGCTTTAAAAATTGACGTGTTCTAATCTTAAATGCTCTCTACCAACAATTACTTTCAGTGAAAAACATTTTCAATGGGTTTTTTCTTCTATATCTTTTTGTATGTATTGTGCATGCAAATCCTTTTTCCCTAAAGTGAGTGAGGATCAAGGCTAAAAATATACATAAGAAGAATCATCCTCGTTACTAAGGGATTCCATGATTGAAAAAGTAACTTTTGGATATCATCTCTGTAACACAGGCATCAAAGAATCTGGGAGTAGGACAATGAAATGAAAATTGCGTGCATATATAAAGCATTCTAAGAAATATGCTAGGGAAGAGATCTTAAATAGACCTAAGTCCAGGCATACCCCTGTTCTGATGCTTATTGTcagtaaaaacaaaaatatactgTGTATGGAAGAAGAAAGGGGGTTGAGGTGCAAACACAAACATCACAAAGAAAACCTTACCCTCAGCAGCAACCATTTGCTTGATTTGATTCTTCATTGATGGGTTTCCATGGTCTAATATAATAGCTCTGTCATCAACACCAAGGTGAAAAGACAAAAATAATGTTCATTTAACTTAACCATAGTGCCAAAAGTGACGAAGAACATAAGAATGTagcataataaaatatttacaacataTCAACAACAAAAACCACATAAAAGATAAAACGATGGCCAGAGTTTCTTCATGAAACATAATCAGGGAGAAGAATTCAAATTTCTAATACAAACTAGGAAATGGTAAAAAGTTTGATATGATAAAGAGCTTCTTAATTAGAAGGGTTTCTGATCTTGTTTGACTTGTCTCTGTAATATGGAGAGTGTTGCAAATCTTTGTGAATGTTCTTTTTCAGCTAGTGTCGATTCTGAATTCTTAAAGAAGCACTTAAACATCAGAAACACAGCAAAAGATTGTATGGCGAACTCTAGCAATGCTGATTTCAGAATaagcaatgtgaaaagaattatatATGTTGTGATTATGAACAAATTTGGGGTATGAGGATGACAAAAACAATACTTTACAAGGCGATTTCAGATGTTAGACAGCTGTTTGCACCAAACTTATTGATATTATTTTGAGGCTGATGATTGGGTTACATAGGTTAAggctattatttttaaaattggaaCTTGGGAGGTGAGCTTCAACCTGAGAAAGATCAAATGTAATCCAAGGTCTCAGAGGTTACAATGATACATAGAATGATGATGAGTCCCTGTCAGAGAAAAGATGAGGATAGAGGCTTTCTGAAGAATTCTAGAGATGATGGAGTACTTGCTTTTTTAGGAACTGACTAGCCTACATCCTTCCACTGCATTCCTTAGAGGACAATGAAAAAGGACCAAGAGATTGCACTCATGCATACCAATCACACTATTACCATTTCTTCAGGTTCGCATAGAACTAGGTATGGGAAAGATCTTGCAATGCTGAAAAGGCCGGTTCAGTAGATTACAAAATTTCAGCCAAATTTTCATTGGCAAACAAAGGTGTGGAGAAAAAATTATCTACGTAATTAATTTGCAGAGTTTTGTACTATTTTAGGAGGTTTCCACAAATGGTGTCTTTATTTACCCAAAAACAGCTAAACGAACTAACTGAAGTGTATTAAATGAAACTCCAGATGCAGAAAACGTAAACCAGCTAGATACTCTTAAATAAAACAAGTAAAACAATAGCAATTAATGTAGTGTGTTAACCAGCTAAGTAAATGTTAATAGGTGTCTCTTCACATATCGTGTATTACCAACATGTTATTCTAAGAGAGCCTCTATTTTGATAACCAACCATAGTAGAATATGTATCTAGATCTGAATCATCTTAACTGGACATACACAACAAAGTACATTAAAGAAAGGGAAGACAAATATGCAGGCTTAGGCAAACAATGATGATGTGAAAACCATCCAGATAACATACTTGCGAGATTTAAGCTTGCGTTCAAATTCCTCTGACCGCATCTTAACATGATTTGTTGTCGATTCATCCAAGACACGTTGAACATTCAGTTTGCGCCATGCACACCCAGATTCAACAAGCAAACCATTTCCATCTTCACCCATTTGACGTTCTTCATATATATCACACAGATCACCTAATTCCGGTGACCAAGTAAACCTAAACTCCTTGCCACCAACATCAATAACCTACAGTAGTGATGATCAATTAAACccacatttttaataattaacaGGCCACACATAAATGTAAATGAAAAGAGACTTGCAACTTCAGTCTCCAAAAGTCAAATGAATAATGGGAAGAATCATTAGTTAAAAATAAGCATAGAAAATCAAATCAAGATTTTTGGTCTAGCGACATCTCAAGGAAACACAAAACTCCTAAGCCCTAAACCATACTTTGTGTAGTCCAAGTCAATAACTGTCAGACCAGAAAGGCCATCTATCAATGATGAGAATTTA
The genomic region above belongs to Gossypium hirsutum isolate 1008001.06 chromosome D05, Gossypium_hirsutum_v2.1, whole genome shotgun sequence and contains:
- the LOC107906120 gene encoding uncharacterized protein, which translates into the protein MYGGSSKLGRGGGGGRGGGGPRNRSFPPPPPQRPSSATQSGRLSLGSAPRNRPGIGGGSGPAPSVEESFSLVSGNNPLAFAMIIRLAPDLVEEIRRLEAQGETARIKFDSIPTHPTGNVIDVGGKEFRFTWSPELGDLCDIYEERQMGEDGNGLLVESGCAWRKLNVQRVLDESTTNHVKMRSEEFERKLKSRKAIILDHGNPSMKNQIKQMVAAEASPWKSHFKKMELALKKRNDTPQAAAGGPPKSGYRPGLVSAATAKGRRSSSPLPSPLERSDAAVSPSGLGNTTKTHAGSEDVMPSLVKSKESISSSDKEIPSRASSAGREMQERRGNFGPKPTDLQSLLISLLKENPKGMSLKALEKAVGDTIPNSARKIEPILKKIATFHAPGRYFLKPGVELESLKKSSSESGSSPEGNRHEAPAPEENQDQTLAPVSFLAEKITHDEVEEQTHLDSKLTVASDPMEQIDIQQLSPDLGGERKASDNSEGQANSASDSGSDSDSDSDSSDSGSDSGSHSRSRSRSASPAASGSGSSSDSETDASSNSKEGSDEDVDIMTSDDDKETKQDMLTSEPGLLTSRIPWQAEHDMSLHNGMDGNQDDDGSYAVDIEGPGSDAVDIEKDLPEDEQEIGMAANTNKEGEKHEGGTKPSSSDLDEFQERQNFIGNLFDDTENIVKNSVRNEQSNYPEKSGKAKSKRGSDLTHIDEKSERSKRLKSESMSQPPVSGSRDAEFFASSRSVDESYQSSNKGDREHADSQKGYILVFPQKSSTDFHQSGRRSSDQGARGKAVNTAERPLKHTESSGHGSKFAEKNVHEGYIIQKENPTRDTQNEDGVMKEKKLSTNTKNSGGKNAVPSDFHHRKHGETFGKPKDSGQNSGTYINSSPKDNSKVNEDRYPANGKSNVLQRELSHLELGEIREPLIDETRVKKQFEKKGSFKQSGSRPSTSEYFNPDLSRGKPAGKTNWDSGKPPSPNLSGLKRTPEHHVEDSSRSHHKVVQSQQQQLSRFDRPEVGSQFNRLADNSKTKQTEIGAKLEVVLEDFGESHKKAPTSAPQQQESKRGSVSQFIKESKIPTSNKMADMDMTDSRKDAVLKEGNVNGRKKRGSSDDEDCLPYFKYEKDEPERRGPIKDSSQYEEYVNEFREKYESYKDLDKTLQTYRNEFEKLGKDLEYSKDRDKEKYYKTLDQLKESYHQCGMRHKRLKKIFIVLHQELKNLKQRLIEFAESHSMD